One part of the Bdellovibrio bacteriovorus genome encodes these proteins:
- the udk gene encoding uridine kinase produces the protein MQRPHIIGVAGGSGSGKTHFAKELQQLLGEDNCSIIYQDNYYIDQSAKFDGDGGSVNFDHPSSLDFTLLAQGLRALKSGQSLNIPIYDFVTHSRKKETLPGEPKKVIIIDGILILHSEEVRQELDEAIFFDTPESLRFERRLKRDVHERGRTPEGVRKQFELQVRPMHNQFVEPSKDHAHTIIKDLGDYSQALKQYQQKLSKAFLQ, from the coding sequence ATGCAAAGACCTCACATCATCGGTGTTGCTGGTGGCAGTGGCTCCGGCAAAACACACTTCGCCAAAGAGCTGCAACAACTGCTGGGCGAAGACAACTGCTCCATCATCTACCAGGACAACTACTACATCGACCAATCCGCAAAATTTGACGGCGATGGCGGTTCGGTGAACTTTGATCATCCCTCCAGTCTTGATTTCACTTTGCTCGCACAGGGCTTGCGTGCCCTGAAGTCCGGCCAAAGCCTGAACATCCCGATTTATGATTTCGTGACCCATTCCCGCAAAAAAGAGACCCTTCCAGGCGAACCCAAAAAAGTCATTATCATCGACGGAATCCTGATCCTGCACTCTGAAGAAGTCCGCCAGGAACTGGATGAGGCCATCTTCTTTGACACCCCCGAATCCCTGCGCTTTGAGCGCCGTCTGAAACGTGATGTTCACGAACGCGGCAGAACGCCAGAGGGAGTGCGCAAGCAGTTTGAACTGCAAGTGCGCCCCATGCACAATCAGTTTGTCGAGCCCTCCAAAGACCACGCTCACACCATCATCAAGGATCTGGGTGACTACAGCCAGGCCCTGAAACAGTATCAGCAGAAACTTTCAAAAGCCTTCCTGCAGTAA
- a CDS encoding RCC1 domain-containing protein, which translates to MKKNHVIVIMALWGLTGCDRLSLDESSKVKITFPSTQTLSSKVEAMTTSGDSRPVPTGFSGDRPINCYIIGASGPEESMRRNVCTRDDGTMTPKHIGEWVGGVPAGGSITMDVTSGKDRVITVVGFYAPEGTCKDFKSTSGPSDLMSKPYILGEVGKLQLYAGEEKKVDIDITYDPEKWFDSCDGPDFPDDGPHDGPGGNVIPTKLAIHKDYFPANTLTANTCSSFGVSLRDNENREGSLASETVFSVAANGTPLEIYNSYDECSQSIGGYSTAVIPMGARYKDVIVKGPSSPGALTISTTILSSSAVLANPTANFQNISSGDKGFELEGARSILPDLCYPYNISRRYVTGSYDYGTSSAPITLAPSSGFTVYSDSTCSTPTNSATIAPYAKSVNVWVKMTGAQGQNTLTLSGSGYLSLTQSVYRGSGTNAPWGFEVRGHRDGPTRGQCYNSAYEAVLVNQYHTAVLAPAAMEVNLGPVNTEFFADSGCMTPTSSTVSLAAGQYSLPFYIKTHVSMMVPLSATSPGLSLGLYDVNVRGPLGMGANNIHVSNYNGVCAKSPYGTYCWGNDNGSRILNGASSMPQYVSPAGVDWDYIKMGSNFACGMSLSGEIKCWGQGTQGQLGNGSTAAVTTPTAISGGDYYMQLSVGPSHACGITMSNVLKCWGANSASQLGDGTTTTRLSPVIIDSGTSYKFVSTGGTHTCGITMADDLKCWGNNLGGKLGNGTTTNSMTPILIDSSIKYMTISAGTVSTCGITLPGSLKCWGENSFGNVGNGTSGGNVLNPVEIDTGVNYTSVSVGEQMACGIGDGQVKCWGLNSYGRLGLGGAAGDQNTPVPVSMLSAWGAPMQVSTGSGTTCATTSNRVVCWGEGMEGELGINTPTNATSPMELIY; encoded by the coding sequence ATGAAAAAGAATCATGTTATTGTGATCATGGCCCTTTGGGGACTTACAGGATGCGATCGTCTTTCATTGGATGAATCTTCCAAGGTGAAAATCACCTTCCCTTCCACTCAGACCCTTTCTTCCAAAGTCGAAGCCATGACCACCAGTGGTGACAGCCGCCCGGTACCCACGGGATTTTCCGGAGACCGCCCGATCAACTGCTACATCATTGGCGCCAGTGGTCCTGAAGAAAGCATGCGCAGAAATGTCTGCACCCGCGATGACGGCACCATGACACCCAAACACATCGGTGAATGGGTGGGCGGCGTTCCGGCCGGTGGTTCCATCACCATGGACGTGACCTCAGGGAAAGACCGCGTGATCACCGTTGTGGGCTTTTATGCGCCCGAAGGCACCTGCAAAGACTTTAAAAGCACTTCCGGCCCCAGCGATCTGATGTCGAAGCCCTATATTCTGGGCGAAGTCGGCAAACTGCAACTGTATGCCGGCGAAGAAAAGAAAGTCGACATCGACATCACTTACGATCCGGAAAAATGGTTTGATTCCTGTGACGGTCCCGACTTCCCGGATGATGGCCCGCATGACGGCCCTGGGGGCAATGTCATTCCCACAAAACTTGCCATACACAAGGACTACTTCCCGGCGAACACTTTGACCGCCAATACCTGCAGCAGCTTCGGTGTTTCTTTGCGTGACAATGAAAACCGCGAAGGCTCTTTGGCGTCAGAAACCGTTTTCTCAGTGGCGGCCAACGGCACGCCCCTTGAAATTTACAACTCTTACGATGAATGCTCTCAGAGCATCGGCGGCTATTCCACGGCGGTCATCCCGATGGGGGCTCGGTACAAAGATGTGATCGTCAAAGGTCCGTCATCGCCGGGCGCATTGACAATCTCCACCACGATTTTATCATCCTCTGCCGTGCTGGCAAACCCGACGGCGAACTTCCAGAATATCAGCTCAGGAGACAAAGGCTTTGAACTTGAGGGGGCCCGCTCCATTCTGCCGGATTTGTGTTATCCGTATAACATCAGCCGCCGCTACGTGACCGGCTCCTATGACTACGGCACGTCTTCGGCACCAATCACTCTGGCGCCTTCCAGCGGCTTCACTGTTTACAGTGACTCCACCTGCTCGACTCCGACAAACAGTGCCACCATTGCTCCTTACGCCAAGTCCGTCAATGTCTGGGTCAAGATGACCGGCGCCCAGGGGCAGAACACTCTGACTCTGTCTGGTTCGGGCTATCTCAGTCTGACTCAATCCGTGTATCGCGGCAGCGGTACCAACGCCCCTTGGGGGTTTGAAGTCCGCGGTCATCGTGATGGCCCGACTCGCGGGCAGTGTTATAACTCTGCTTATGAAGCGGTCCTGGTGAATCAGTATCACACCGCCGTGCTGGCACCTGCTGCCATGGAAGTGAACCTGGGGCCGGTGAACACAGAGTTCTTTGCAGATAGTGGATGTATGACTCCGACCAGCTCCACAGTTTCTCTGGCTGCGGGTCAATACTCGCTGCCGTTCTATATCAAAACCCATGTCTCTATGATGGTTCCATTATCCGCCACGTCCCCGGGACTGAGCCTGGGCCTCTATGATGTCAATGTGCGAGGTCCTCTGGGCATGGGGGCGAACAACATCCATGTTTCCAACTACAACGGTGTTTGTGCCAAAAGCCCTTACGGCACCTACTGCTGGGGGAATGACAATGGCTCGCGCATTTTGAATGGCGCCTCTTCCATGCCCCAATACGTCAGCCCTGCTGGCGTCGACTGGGACTACATCAAGATGGGCTCTAATTTCGCCTGCGGCATGAGTTTGTCCGGCGAGATCAAATGCTGGGGCCAGGGCACCCAAGGGCAATTGGGGAATGGCTCTACTGCGGCGGTCACCACTCCGACGGCGATATCCGGCGGCGACTATTACATGCAACTTTCTGTCGGACCCAGCCATGCCTGCGGCATCACCATGTCCAATGTGTTGAAATGCTGGGGCGCCAACAGCGCCAGCCAACTGGGGGATGGAACCACGACCACCCGCCTCAGCCCTGTGATCATTGATTCGGGCACTTCCTACAAATTCGTCTCGACCGGAGGCACCCACACTTGCGGTATCACGATGGCCGATGACTTAAAATGCTGGGGCAACAATCTGGGTGGCAAACTTGGCAATGGCACAACCACCAACTCGATGACGCCGATCCTGATTGATTCTTCGATCAAGTACATGACGATTTCAGCAGGAACTGTCAGCACCTGCGGTATCACCCTGCCGGGATCTCTGAAGTGCTGGGGAGAAAACAGTTTTGGCAACGTCGGCAACGGCACCAGTGGCGGCAATGTCCTGAATCCTGTGGAAATCGATACCGGCGTCAATTACACGTCCGTTTCCGTGGGTGAACAAATGGCCTGCGGCATCGGTGATGGCCAGGTGAAGTGCTGGGGTTTGAACTCTTATGGCCGTTTGGGCCTGGGCGGAGCTGCGGGTGATCAGAATACGCCCGTGCCTGTTTCGATGCTGAGTGCCTGGGGCGCCCCGATGCAAGTTTCCACGGGCTCGGGCACCACGTGCGCCACGACCTCCAACCGTGTGGTGTGCTGGGGCGAGGGCATGGAAGGCGAATTGGGTATAAACACCCCGACGAACGCAACATCCCCGATGGAGCTGATCTATTAG